In Deinococcus sedimenti, a single genomic region encodes these proteins:
- a CDS encoding DUF4097 family beta strand repeat-containing protein, which yields MTNLPPARPLAPTLTRMAQGLLVAAAGMALVWHGSARTLTPGMSVQDTPISVQLDGPLPLDLASSAAVTVRSDRADLTVTPLPAGSPYALRGRAHHRARNPVQAEVTRQGRAITAALTLNVQPLRERGVIIGGSEGVQHELDAALSRDLPITLSTSSVSGDQRLTLTPLRLRALTVRSDTGDQTLTLPAREAGAISVVSRSGQVALTAPGGSRSDALRVNTGSGDQFLNLTGLTTQTLGIGTDSGRVRLTLPVITGRGTVTTGSGDLRVTATTRTRGTLDIRTQSGRVTLILPPTLTARVRYPDRDTDTFPPDQPPSPAPDLDVFVDAGRDKVTVTTSTNDTPPSPPRPPSPPSPTRR from the coding sequence GTGACCAACCTGCCCCCGGCCCGCCCGCTGGCCCCCACCCTGACCCGCATGGCGCAGGGCCTGCTGGTCGCCGCCGCCGGAATGGCCCTGGTGTGGCACGGCAGCGCCCGCACCCTGACCCCCGGCATGAGCGTGCAGGACACGCCCATCAGCGTACAACTGGACGGACCGCTGCCTCTGGACCTCGCCAGCAGCGCCGCCGTCACCGTCCGCAGCGACCGCGCCGACCTGACCGTCACGCCCCTGCCCGCCGGGAGCCCCTACGCCCTGCGGGGCCGCGCGCACCACCGCGCCCGCAACCCGGTGCAGGCCGAGGTGACCCGCCAGGGCCGCGCCATCACAGCGGCCCTGACCCTGAACGTGCAGCCCCTGCGCGAACGCGGCGTGATCATTGGCGGCAGCGAGGGTGTGCAGCACGAACTGGACGCCGCGCTCAGCCGCGACCTGCCCATCACGCTCAGCACCAGTAGCGTCAGCGGGGACCAGCGCCTGACCCTCACGCCCCTGCGCCTGCGCGCCCTCACCGTCCGCAGCGACACCGGCGACCAGACCCTGACCCTCCCCGCCCGGGAGGCCGGAGCGATCAGCGTCGTCAGCCGCAGCGGACAGGTCGCCCTGACCGCCCCGGGCGGCAGCCGCAGCGACGCCCTGCGCGTGAATACCGGCAGCGGCGACCAGTTCCTGAACCTCACCGGACTGACCACCCAGACCCTCGGGATCGGCACGGACAGCGGCCGCGTGCGCCTGACCCTGCCGGTCATCACCGGGCGCGGCACCGTCACCACCGGCAGCGGCGACCTGCGCGTCACCGCCACCACCCGCACGCGCGGCACGCTGGACATCCGCACCCAGAGCGGCCGCGTCACCCTGATCCTCCCGCCCACCCTGACCGCCCGCGTCCGCTACCCCGACCGCGACACCGACACCTTCCCCCCGGATCAGCCGCCCAGTCCCGCCCCTGACCTGGACGTCTTCGTGGACGCTGGGCGTGACAAGGTCACTGTGACCACGTCCACCAACGACACGCCTCCCAGCCCGCCCCGTCCGCCCAGCCCGCCCAGCCCCACCCGCCGCTGA
- a CDS encoding 5'-methylthioadenosine/adenosylhomocysteine nucleosidase: MLAIIGAMDEEIELLLADLTAREDLNFPGVTLHRGALDGVPVLLTRGGIGKVNAAMTTTYLLMQGATRVIFTGVAGGVHPELRVGDIVVSTDCVQHDVDVTALGYAAGTVPGELPAWPADDTLRLVALEAARDVEGIRVLDGRVASGDQFIASKEGVTRLWTAFGAACAEMEGAAVAQVCAKAGVPFVVIRSVSDTADHDANVDYREFMPLVARHAKQVVRGMLARLSAQAG, translated from the coding sequence ATGCTGGCGATCATTGGCGCGATGGATGAAGAGATCGAGTTGCTTCTGGCGGACCTCACGGCCCGCGAGGACCTGAACTTCCCGGGCGTGACGCTGCACCGGGGTGCGCTGGACGGCGTGCCGGTGCTGCTGACGCGCGGCGGGATCGGGAAGGTGAACGCCGCGATGACCACCACGTACCTGCTGATGCAGGGCGCGACCCGCGTGATCTTCACGGGCGTGGCGGGCGGCGTGCACCCCGAACTGCGCGTCGGGGACATCGTGGTGAGTACGGACTGCGTGCAGCACGACGTGGACGTGACGGCGCTGGGCTACGCGGCGGGCACCGTGCCGGGCGAACTGCCCGCGTGGCCCGCGGACGACACGCTGCGGCTGGTGGCGCTGGAGGCCGCGCGGGACGTGGAGGGCATTCGCGTGCTGGACGGCCGCGTGGCGAGCGGGGATCAGTTCATCGCGTCGAAGGAGGGCGTGACGCGCCTGTGGACGGCCTTCGGCGCGGCCTGCGCCGAGATGGAGGGCGCGGCGGTCGCGCAGGTGTGCGCGAAGGCCGGCGTGCCGTTCGTGGTGATCCGCTCGGTCAGCGACACCGCCGACCACGACGCGAACGTCGACTACCGCGAGTTCATGCCGCTGGTGGCCCGCCACGCCAAGCAGGTCGTGCGCGGCATGCTGGCCCGCCTGAGCGCCCAGGCGGGCTGA
- a CDS encoding TetR/AcrR family transcriptional regulator: MARKVNPIQDRARRAALEKAAYLAIYERGYAGVTLADIAAHAGVSRGTLVYHFGSRAGLLAAVMRRFSRTIAVATRRAVRLSGTPEGKLRAYVDNQFYGLVNTRRFYTVSLDFLAAATRDADLMTMQRAFLAESLAVDLELARLAGSAGAEGRARLLRAIVEGLSVRFLADPDPDLALYRADCMTGLRAVLGWPPDDAS, encoded by the coding sequence ATGGCGCGCAAGGTGAATCCCATTCAGGACCGCGCGCGGCGGGCGGCGCTGGAGAAGGCGGCGTACCTGGCGATCTACGAGCGGGGGTACGCGGGCGTGACGCTGGCGGACATCGCCGCTCACGCGGGCGTGAGCCGGGGCACGCTGGTGTACCACTTCGGCAGCCGCGCGGGGCTGCTCGCGGCCGTGATGCGGCGGTTCTCGCGGACGATCGCGGTGGCGACGCGGCGCGCGGTGCGGCTGTCGGGCACGCCCGAGGGGAAACTGCGGGCGTACGTGGACAACCAGTTCTACGGGCTGGTGAACACCCGGCGGTTCTACACGGTGTCCCTCGACTTCCTGGCGGCGGCGACGCGCGACGCGGACCTGATGACCATGCAGCGGGCGTTTCTGGCCGAGTCGCTGGCGGTGGATCTGGAACTGGCGCGACTGGCGGGGTCGGCGGGGGCGGAGGGCCGGGCGCGGCTGCTGCGGGCCATCGTCGAGGGCCTCAGTGTGCGCTTCCTGGCCGACCCGGACCCGGACCTCGCGCTGTACCGCGCGGACTGCATGACGGGCCTGCGCGCCGTACTGGGCTGGCCGCCGGACGACGCCAGTTAG
- a CDS encoding CidA/LrgA family protein, translating into MTSGSVTARLPAPARFVLGLGLLLAFAAAGQALTGALGLPLPGSVVGLVLLWAALGLKLVRLHWITDAADGLLGILGLLFIPATVGFLQFLSAGAAWGLWVLVMTAGLLVGAGAAGLLASRLLRPEDS; encoded by the coding sequence GTGACGTCCGGGTCGGTCACGGCGCGCCTGCCGGCCCCGGCCCGGTTCGTGCTGGGCCTGGGGCTGCTGCTGGCGTTCGCGGCGGCCGGGCAGGCCCTGACGGGCGCGCTGGGCCTGCCGCTGCCGGGGTCGGTGGTGGGGCTGGTGCTGCTGTGGGCGGCGCTGGGCCTGAAACTGGTGCGGCTGCACTGGATCACGGACGCCGCCGACGGGCTGCTGGGCATCCTGGGACTGCTGTTCATTCCGGCCACCGTGGGGTTCCTGCAGTTCCTGAGCGCGGGGGCCGCGTGGGGCCTGTGGGTGCTGGTGATGACGGCGGGCCTGCTGGTGGGAGCGGGCGCGGCGGGTCTGCTCGCGTCGCGCCTGCTGCGCCCGGAGGACTCTTGA
- a CDS encoding LrgB family protein gives MIWVMVTLLAFAAGMLTQLRVRSPLANPTLIGTLIVAAALLLTRVPYDTYLHDVQPLSALLTPAVVALAVPLYRLRALLARQWRALLIGGLTGTTLGVMVDTLLARALHLSPDAQRALHTAPATSPVALQLAPFTHAPPALAATLAVLSGLIGALILPALLTALRVRHPLARGIAIGSVAHGVGTARAREEGEQTGAASSIGMGLAAILVTLIVAVVGGSGP, from the coding sequence TTGATCTGGGTCATGGTCACGCTGCTGGCCTTCGCGGCGGGCATGCTGACGCAATTGCGGGTGCGGTCCCCGCTGGCGAACCCGACCCTGATCGGCACGCTGATCGTCGCCGCTGCCCTGCTGCTCACGCGGGTGCCGTACGACACGTACCTGCACGACGTGCAGCCTCTCTCGGCGCTGCTCACGCCCGCCGTCGTCGCGCTGGCCGTGCCGCTGTACCGACTGCGGGCCCTCCTCGCCCGGCAGTGGCGCGCCCTGCTGATCGGCGGACTGACCGGGACCACGCTGGGCGTCATGGTAGACACGCTGCTGGCCCGCGCGTTGCACCTCTCCCCCGACGCACAGCGCGCCCTGCACACCGCGCCCGCCACCAGCCCCGTCGCGCTGCAACTCGCGCCGTTCACGCACGCGCCCCCAGCACTCGCCGCCACTCTGGCCGTGCTGTCCGGCCTGATCGGCGCGCTGATCCTCCCCGCCCTCCTGACCGCCCTGCGCGTCCGGCACCCCCTGGCGCGCGGCATCGCCATCGGGTCCGTCGCGCACGGCGTCGGCACCGCCCGCGCCCGCGAGGAAGGCGAACAGACCGGCGCCGCGTCGTCTATCGGCATGGGGCTCGCGGCGATCCTCGTCACGCTGATCGTGGCGGTCGTCGGGGGGAGTGGGCCGTAG
- a CDS encoding MalY/PatB family protein, producing MTDTLNPRDTLDVTALRHPDSLKWTLYPEDVIPMWVADMDFPVAPPIMRALHERLDAGLGYAQLRGDTRLKDALLPKLAAQGLDSLTHENVTFLPGVVPGIYAAVHALTTPGEPVVTMTPIYHPFHMAITELGRRVAGVPLRDGENGYEINWAAMDAASRGSRLLLLCHPHNPTGRVWTAEELQKLRDLVLARDLFVMSDELHADLRFTDGPFEAFAADPRVQNRTITLTGPCKAFNTAGLGIGAMISHNAQLLTRVRGAAGGLMGHESALSLTMWRAALAEGGPWLADTAQYLRENRDFMAAFLRERLPWVRFHVPEATYLAWLDLREHPRAGDIQAFLLEEARVAIHDGPVFAHEGHKPQYQGFIRLNFATSRELLTEALTRMERALNAAK from the coding sequence ATGACGGACACCCTCAATCCGCGCGACACGCTGGACGTCACGGCCCTGCGTCACCCCGATTCCCTGAAGTGGACGCTGTACCCGGAAGACGTCATTCCCATGTGGGTGGCGGACATGGACTTCCCGGTCGCGCCGCCCATCATGCGCGCCCTGCACGAGCGGCTGGACGCCGGGCTGGGCTACGCGCAGCTGCGCGGCGACACCCGCCTGAAAGACGCCCTGCTGCCGAAACTGGCCGCGCAGGGCCTGGATAGCCTGACGCACGAGAACGTGACGTTCCTGCCGGGTGTCGTGCCGGGCATCTACGCCGCCGTGCACGCCCTGACCACCCCCGGCGAGCCGGTCGTGACCATGACGCCCATCTACCACCCGTTCCACATGGCGATCACCGAACTGGGCCGCCGCGTGGCGGGCGTGCCCCTGCGCGACGGCGAGAACGGCTATGAGATCAACTGGGCGGCGATGGACGCCGCGTCGCGCGGGTCGCGCCTGCTGCTGCTGTGCCACCCGCACAACCCCACCGGGCGCGTCTGGACCGCCGAGGAGTTGCAGAAACTGCGCGACCTCGTGCTGGCGCGCGACCTGTTCGTCATGAGCGACGAGTTGCACGCCGACCTGCGCTTCACGGACGGGCCGTTCGAGGCGTTCGCCGCCGACCCGCGCGTGCAGAACCGCACCATCACCCTGACCGGACCGTGCAAGGCCTTCAACACGGCCGGGCTGGGCATCGGCGCGATGATCAGCCACAACGCCCAGCTGCTCACCCGCGTGCGCGGCGCGGCGGGCGGCCTGATGGGTCACGAGAGCGCCCTGAGCCTCACCATGTGGCGCGCCGCGCTGGCCGAGGGTGGCCCCTGGCTGGCCGACACCGCCCAGTACCTGCGGGAGAACCGCGACTTCATGGCCGCGTTCCTGCGCGAACGACTCCCCTGGGTGCGCTTCCACGTCCCCGAGGCGACGTACCTCGCGTGGCTGGACCTGCGCGAGCACCCCCGCGCCGGGGACATCCAGGCCTTCCTGCTGGAGGAAGCGCGGGTCGCCATTCACGACGGCCCGGTCTTCGCGCACGAGGGCCACAAGCCGCAGTACCAGGGGTTCATCCGCCTGAACTTCGCCACCAGCCGCG
- a CDS encoding response regulator — translation MTHDPTPASPSPATVRVLLVDDHAVVRQGLRLFLGLDPLIDVIGEAANGEEALQAAAQLHPDVVIMDLMMPVMDGITATRTLKRQHPDTEVIALTSTLEEHKVNGAIEAGAISYMLKDASSDTLADAIHAAARGEVRLHPEAAKRLVRDFRGGEMRESLTPKETIVLQLLAHGYSNRDIATDQGVSEATVKTHVSRLLSKLGLDSRTQAALYALKHGIATLDGVNV, via the coding sequence ATGACCCACGACCCCACCCCCGCATCCCCCTCGCCCGCCACCGTCCGCGTGCTGCTCGTCGACGACCACGCCGTCGTCCGCCAGGGCCTGCGCCTCTTCCTCGGCCTCGACCCCCTGATCGACGTGATCGGCGAGGCCGCCAACGGCGAGGAAGCCCTCCAGGCCGCCGCGCAACTGCACCCCGACGTGGTCATCATGGACCTGATGATGCCCGTCATGGACGGCATCACCGCCACCCGCACCCTCAAACGCCAGCACCCCGACACCGAGGTCATCGCCCTGACCAGCACCCTCGAGGAACACAAGGTCAACGGCGCCATCGAGGCGGGCGCGATCAGCTACATGCTCAAGGACGCCAGTTCAGACACGCTGGCCGACGCCATCCACGCCGCCGCGCGCGGCGAGGTCCGCCTGCACCCCGAAGCCGCCAAACGCCTCGTCCGGGACTTCCGCGGCGGCGAGATGCGCGAAAGCCTCACCCCCAAGGAAACCATCGTCCTGCAACTCCTCGCCCACGGCTACAGCAACCGCGACATCGCCACCGACCAGGGCGTCAGCGAAGCCACCGTCAAGACCCACGTCTCGCGCCTGCTCAGCAAACTCGGCCTGGACAGCCGCACCCAGGCCGCCCTGTACGCCCTGAAACACGGCATCGCCACCCTGGACGGCGTGAACGTCTAA